One segment of Nocardioides sp. QY071 DNA contains the following:
- a CDS encoding MCE family protein produces the protein MTGALKKVGAAVAVLAVLLTTGCGVVGGSDKMTVKAYFADSAGLFVGNDVGVLGVTVGKVTSIEPEGDKVLVTMEVDSEQPVPADAGAVVVARSVATDRYVELTPVYHKGDKKLADNATIALDKTQTPVDFDQVLASLNDFATGIGGNAETTKAVQRFIDAGTTALQGRGPLLNQTIHSLANGVDGIAAHREDIAATLKSLDVLLTTISANEDTARTFIQQVSQASQLLADERGNFQQALRSLDEAVTTVAKFAVDNRQSIVDSLDGSTKLMKTLLTKQDQLAEILRVMPLALQNLQLIQGDRLPVRIDPLILDPLGGVLQQLCKGLLGPLCSFINGTQPGS, from the coding sequence ATGACCGGGGCACTCAAGAAGGTGGGGGCGGCCGTCGCCGTCCTCGCGGTCCTGCTCACCACCGGCTGCGGCGTCGTCGGCGGGTCCGACAAGATGACCGTCAAGGCCTACTTCGCCGACTCGGCCGGCCTGTTCGTCGGCAACGACGTGGGCGTCCTCGGCGTCACCGTCGGCAAGGTCACCTCGATCGAGCCCGAGGGCGACAAGGTGCTGGTGACGATGGAGGTCGACTCCGAGCAGCCGGTCCCGGCTGACGCCGGTGCCGTCGTGGTGGCCCGGTCGGTCGCGACCGACCGCTACGTCGAGCTCACGCCCGTCTACCACAAGGGTGACAAGAAGCTCGCCGACAACGCGACGATCGCGCTCGACAAGACCCAGACCCCGGTCGACTTCGACCAGGTGCTGGCCTCCCTCAACGACTTCGCCACCGGCATCGGCGGCAACGCCGAGACCACCAAGGCGGTCCAGCGGTTCATCGACGCCGGCACCACGGCCCTCCAGGGCCGCGGACCGCTGCTGAACCAGACGATCCACTCGCTGGCCAACGGAGTCGACGGCATCGCCGCCCACCGCGAGGACATCGCCGCGACCCTGAAGTCGCTCGACGTGCTGCTCACCACCATCTCGGCGAACGAGGACACCGCGCGCACCTTCATCCAGCAGGTGTCGCAGGCCTCGCAGCTGCTCGCCGACGAGCGGGGCAACTTCCAGCAGGCGCTGCGCTCGCTCGACGAGGCGGTGACCACTGTCGCGAAGTTCGCGGTCGACAACCGTCAGTCCATCGTCGACAGCCTGGACGGCTCGACCAAGCTGATGAAGACCCTGCTGACCAAGCAGGACCAGCTCGCCGAGATCCTGCGGGTGATGCCGCTGGCGCTGCAGAACCTGCAGCTGATCCAGGGCGACCGGCTCCCGGTCCGGATCGACCCGTTGATCCTCGACCCGCTGGGTGGCGTCCTGCAGCAGCTGTGCAAGGGCCTGCTCGGCCCGCTGTGCAGCTTCATCAACGGCACGCAGCCGGGATCGTGA